The Lycium barbarum isolate Lr01 chromosome 4, ASM1917538v2, whole genome shotgun sequence nucleotide sequence TTTCTTCTTTACTTCACCATTTGACACTTACCCATTTCTTGAATTCCACTCCTTTATATGAAATTATCATTAATGCCCATGTTCAATCTCAGTTAACAGATCAAGCTTTGATATTTTTTAATCAAATGATTGATAAAGGACTTGTACCTTCATCGAATACGTTTAATAGTATGCTTTCTTGTCTTATAAAGAATGGTTCTTTTGAAAAGGGTTGGTTGATTTTTGAACAATCAATTGGTAAGGAGTTCTTGGATATGTATAGTTTTGGTATAGTGATAAAGGGTTGTTGTGAAAATGGTGAATTAAATGGTGCTTTTGAGGCCTTAGCTAATTTGAAACAAATGGGGTGGCGCCCGAATGTTGTAATATATACAACGATGATCGATGGGTGCTTTAAGAATGGCGATGCTGAAAAAGCAAAGGAGTTGTTTAATATGATGGAAACCGACGGTATTATGCCTAATCAGTACACTTACTCTGTCTTACTTAACGGTTTCTTTAGGCTAGGACGTAAAACTGATGGATTCGAGCTTTATGAGAAGATGAAGCTTGATGGAGTGTTTCCCGATATATACACTTATAATTCTCTTATTAACGTGTATTGCAGCGACGGAAAAGTTAACAAAGCATTTGAATTATTTGATGAAATGTGTCGTAATGGGGTAGTGTACAATGTTGTAACTTACAACACTTTGATTAGAGGGTTATGTCAAGAGAAGAGGGTGTTAGAGGCTGAGAAATTAGTGGATCAAATGAAGCAGGCCGGTTTGCACCCTAATTTGATCACATACAATACTCTAATGGAGGGTTATTGTATTGTTGGAAAGGTTCAGAAAGGATTAATTTTGTTCAATCAGATAAAGTCTTTAGGGTTAACACCTACATCAATCACGTATAATACTTTAATTGCGGGTTTTGCTAGGTCTGGAAATCAGTCAAATATTGTTGACTTTGTTCGTGAGATGGAGGAAAGAGGCATATGTCCTTCAAAAGTCACGTACACGATTTTAATCGATGCATTTGCTCGATCCAACGACATGGAAAAAGCACTTGAGGTGTTCTCGCGTATGCATAAAGCTGGTTTGAGTGTAGACCTTTGTACGTACGGTGCGTTGATACATGGGTGGTGTAGTCAAGGAAATATGAAGGAAGCATCGAAATTGTTCCTATCAATGTCTGAATATCATCTAGAGCCTAATGATGTAATATACAATATGATGATATTTGGATACTGTAAAGAGGGCAGTTCCTATAGAGCTTTGAAGCTGCTCAAAGAAATGGGTGAGAATGGAATGATTCCCAATGGAGCGAGCTATTGCTTGACGATTGAAGTTCTTTGTAATGATGGGAAATGGAAAGAGGCCGAGATTCTTGTCAATGGCATGATGAAATTAGGTTTAGAACCCACGGTTTCATCATGTGATCTAATTCAAAAGGCAAAGAACGAGACACTTAAAGATATTACGAAGGTGGTACCTGAAATATTTGCATGGAATAAGCATGTGAAGAAACATTAACTAAAAAATGAATGAAGGCTAGAATACCTTAAAGTGCCTTGTCCTCCATATCATGGTAAGCTTCACTGCCACCCTGATTTACCTTACAGAATTCAGTAACACCTTTTGGTATTGAACGGGGGGGTGTTTATAGCTTCATGTCATTGGTTTATATAGTTAGACATCTCTATATCAGTCAtctttataacaacattttactATAAGCCAAGTTTTCTTTGCAACCAACTCTCATGTTATGTCATATTAGATGTTCTATATAACAGCCAAAAATATTGGAACAAatgatgctgttatagagaggtttgattgtatatgttatatTCCTAGTATATCTAGTGTAATTATGTGGCCATTCTTTTGTTTCATCTTAATGTAGTTTATGTTATTTTGCAGCCCTTCTGCTAAAATTATGGAGACCACTTAATCACAAGCTTATGCTGAATCTTGATAGAGAAGAAAAGAGGAGGCCTTCTTTACAAGCTCGTAAATGATTAAATAGTATACTTCCTACAGAAGTCACATCAGCATTGGAGTTCGGTAATAGTTGCATGCTATTTTTTTTTCATCATATGAGGCAGCAAAAATAACTTGTTCATCTGTGTAGTTCTGTCGTCACATTGGGTTTGACGAAATCAACTATAATAGCTTTTAGGgtttatttttgttgttattAGTGTTGTTTTCTCTCTAAAGAAAGAGCTTAATGAAGTTTTTGGGATACCTCTTTGTGGGTGGGAGATGAGGATTCGGGCTCACTAAAGTTCTTGACAACCGGTAGAGCAGCTGCTCCTTGTTCTTCAGTTGGTCAAGGGAACATTCATCTACATTTATGTTAAAAGGGGCAATAAATCTTTTGCACTGTCAGTGCAGTCATTCCAGATTAATTCTTCTTTTGCTGTGGATATTTCATAGTGGAATGAGCAAAAAGTTTTTTTGAAGGAGGTAAGTTGGGGTTGATATGCACGTTGTGCGAAATCTCCAGTAAGCAGCTGATAGAAGCTTATGGTGCAACTTTATCTGTTTTTTTCTATCCAATTTTACTGTCTTGacatgtatgatttccttttgttttgtgggctgttcAACTGTTGTATTTTGATGTGCACTAAGTTGTTGGCCCCTTTGGGTTATATGGATTTCATACCCTATGCCAGTTCTTTTTCTCTTTCCCTCAGATATGCCTTTAATATGTTCACCTATTCTCCTATGATGATAGGTAATCTAGTATCCTTATTTATGCATGAAGATAATTAATTCGATCGTTGTGGTTGGAGTCTGTTTATGGATTTCTGATCACATCTTGCATTGGACCCTCTTATCTCTTCTTTCTTCGAGCTCTGGTTATGGAAGAATGAACCACCCTCGAAATTCTTTGTAGTGGCTTCCTTACATGCCTCATTTCAGAGGGAACCTCATTTTCTAATCCTCACAAGCCTTCTGATTCCAAATTGCCTTGTAACTGCACTCTCAATTCTTGGACCGAAGCTGTTAGAAAGTCCAGCTATTGGTGGCTCCTCATTTTATTGCTTCCTTTTATCTGACAAGTGATAAATTACAACTGTCTTTGTGAGTCTACCAAAGCATAGCTGGTCCAAAATCAACATAAAGGAGGGTCACTTGTCAAAAAAATGGGGAAATTTTGCGGCAGGTTGACAGCCAATATTAAAACATTCTTCTCATGTGAATTGAAAGATCTTAGTAGTCAGAGGAAAAGAAGCAAAAGCAATTCTTGTAGTAGTGGCAGGTGATGGGAGTTGTCTAAACTGTGAAAAAGGAATTGTGGGAGTATAATACAAGTGTCCTGCAACTAGGTGAGAATACGTTTAAATGAACGATTCAGCATAGTCGATTTCAACTAGAGTGAATTGCGACGCAATTAGTCTACATAAAATGTCTAGCAGTTGAAGGACCCTTTAAAGATTTCTGGAAAGTTTGAGCCCTCAATGCTCAATTAGTAAAACTATTGATTGATATAGCATAATCTTGAGAGGATGATAAAGAGTGAGAATAAATCCATCAAGTGTAgcaccaaaaaaagaaaaaggaaaaaaattgagTGTAGTAATGGATTGACTTCACCATTTGGAATGGTTCTTATGGTCAAAAAGTtctctttttcatttattttttcccccctttttttgCAAAGGACCACTATATCTGATAACTGAGTACTACTCTTTTCATGTTCTAATTATTTGGGACCAG carries:
- the LOC132634978 gene encoding pentatricopeptide repeat-containing protein At4g11690, with translation MLQTQQEATVLVSKLLKIPPLEALTLFKSSTEQGFHQTHQSFSIIIHQLISYNSISNAQSLILQLLSGRINSPHFTVSSLLHHLTLTHFLNSTPLYEIIINAHVQSQLTDQALIFFNQMIDKGLVPSSNTFNSMLSCLIKNGSFEKGWLIFEQSIGKEFLDMYSFGIVIKGCCENGELNGAFEALANLKQMGWRPNVVIYTTMIDGCFKNGDAEKAKELFNMMETDGIMPNQYTYSVLLNGFFRLGRKTDGFELYEKMKLDGVFPDIYTYNSLINVYCSDGKVNKAFELFDEMCRNGVVYNVVTYNTLIRGLCQEKRVLEAEKLVDQMKQAGLHPNLITYNTLMEGYCIVGKVQKGLILFNQIKSLGLTPTSITYNTLIAGFARSGNQSNIVDFVREMEERGICPSKVTYTILIDAFARSNDMEKALEVFSRMHKAGLSVDLCTYGALIHGWCSQGNMKEASKLFLSMSEYHLEPNDVIYNMMIFGYCKEGSSYRALKLLKEMGENGMIPNGASYCLTIEVLCNDGKWKEAEILVNGMMKLGLEPTVSSCDLIQKAKNETLKDITKVVPEIFAWNKHVKKH